In the genome of Hydractinia symbiolongicarpus strain clone_291-10 chromosome 5, HSymV2.1, whole genome shotgun sequence, one region contains:
- the LOC130645629 gene encoding structural maintenance of chromosomes protein 6-like isoform X3, translated as MASRKRSLRDEEPIPKKRKVTAEEVSQEDASLLPDFEVEGEAEVGIVEKISLTNFMCHKKLEVSPGANVNFIIGRNGSGKSAILTGLIVGLGGKANMTSRGNSLKGFIKEGCQYCSVVIKLRNKGPDAYNPKAYGEAITVERRITSDGSGSYKIKSAEDKVISTKRDELVTILEQFNIQINNPVSILTQDTARSFLNTSDPKDKYTFFLKATQLENLSTNYQKTMEEKMLHEGIIKKKKQALTDLHQEVKIHKEKYKDMQQLEDMKEKIKSLQKEWAWSTVQEKKDEVKKREEIKNRYTQKIPNYEKHVNDMLKKEEEIQKLYSEKSNELMSYTEDINALLNEKNKLQYAHKQKKQDQKKASNKCIMTERDIRRAKDDIKLISNRIEEIRSSMQQDLEAERQEREQDIERKKAELREYESNLSKDNHSKQQLEYEIKKHRDQKYAMSKDIQDVKRIVENKQKNLLELKNNKRNKLYLFGHSTEAILKAIAAAHKEGKFHQKPIGPLGSLIKLKDLKWAIAVEECIKKPVMMSYACHDGHDMKILKEIFNRISPRKQPQIIVSSFQDHFYDVSRNRPHSRHPVVLDILDIENPIVFNSLVDQCGIESVLLIEDSKEAQRVMWDEKPQKASKAFSIKGHQIIGGRSSKYYPCNKERAEFLQGDVAGVMRQVEGELLQARRDLKRLNEETQAIDVSIRQKNSELDRSRKACYSHQDKINNVTEEIRELESFEEEQLPDVGTLITDLKDCEEKRNTLEQNLVEDKVVLKERSEEVTVHQEELRKCNVKCEEASERLETLKSENDQLAEELTKVKGNKKHYADKFKELMIAVKRATDAYEEIKAEYEKTRSQALEYCEEVATRRTTQSLESEIEKTEKRIQREEVRRGNSDEVRENYHNILRKYEKIKGDIKNNEKLIKASHKALVRRSQRF; from the exons ATGGCATCAAGGAAGAGATCGCTGAGAGATGAAGAGCCAATACCTAAGAAGCGAAAAGTAACTGCAGAAGAAGTATCACAAGAAGATGCGTCCTTGCTACCAGATTTTGAAGTT GAGGGTGAGGCTGAAGTTGGTATTGTGGAAAAAATTTCTCTTACCAATTTCATGTGCCATAAAAAGCTAGAAGTTTCTCCTGGTGCAAATGTTAACTTCATTATTGGAAGAAATGGAA GTGGAAAGAGTGCCATATTGACAGGTTTAATTGTTGGACTTGGAGGCAAAGCAAATATGACAAGTCGTGGAAATTCGCTAAAAGGATTTATCAAGGAAGGATGCca GTACTGCTCAGTGGTAATAAAATTACGAAATAAAGGTCCTGATGCTTATAATCCAAAGGCCTATGGTGAAGCAATAACTGTTGAGAGAAGAATAACTTCTGATGGTAGTGGCAGCTACAAAATTAAGTCAGCAGAGG ATAAAGTTATATCGACAAAGAGAGATGAATTGGTGACTATACTGGAACAATTTAACATACAG atcAATAACCCTGTGTCTATCTTAACACAAGATACAGCCCGATCATTCCTTAATACATCTGACCCAAAAGACAAATATACT TTTTTCTTAAAAGCAACACAACTGGAAAACCTAAGTACAAATTATCAGAAAACAATGGAAGAAAAAATGTTGCACGAaggtattattaaaaaaaagaaacag GCTCTGACTGATTTACATCAGGAGGTCAAAATTCACAAAGAGAAATACAAAGACATGCAGCAACTAGAAgatatgaaagaaaaaattaagtcaTTGCAAAAGGAATGGGCGTGGTCAACAgtacaagaaaaaaaagat GAGGTAAAGAAAAgggaagaaattaaaaatcgGTATACACAGAAAATACCAAACTATGAAAAACATGTTAACGACATGTTA aaaaaagaagaagagatACAAAAGTTATATTCGGAGAAGTCAAATGAACTAATGTCCTATACTGAGGACATAAACGCTttattaaatgaaaaaaacaaattgcAATATGCCcacaaacagaaaaaacagGATCAAAAAAAAGCCTCT aataaatgTATAATGACAGAGAGAGATATTCGACGTGCAAAAGATGAcataaaattaatttcaaatagAATTGAAGAAATTAGAAGCAG taTGCAGCAGGATTTGGAAGCTGAGCGACAAGAGCGTGAACAGgatattgaaagaaaaaaagctgAACTTCGGGAATATGAATCAAACTTATCAAAAGACAATCATTCGAAGCAACAATTAGAATATGAGATAAAGAAACACAGAGATCAGAAGTATGCTATGAG TAAAGATATTCAAGATGTCAAAAGAATAGTTGAAAACAAGCAAAAGAATCTTTTAGAACTTAAAAACAATAAGAGAAATAAATTATACCTGTTTGGACATTCAACAGAAgcaattttaaaagctattgcAGCAGCTCACAAAGAAGGGAAATTTCATCAAAAACCTATTGGTCCACTAG GATCACtgataaaattaaaagatttaaagTGGGCAATAGCTGTTGAGGAATGTATTAAAAAACCTGTAATGATGTCATATGCTTGTCACGATGGTCATGATATGAAGATACTGAAAGAAATCTTTAACAGAATTTCACCTAGAAAACAACCTCAGATTATCGTCAGCTCAtttcaa gACCATTTTTATGATGTATCACGAAAT agGCCACATTCTCGCCACCCTGTTGTTCTGGACATTTTGGATATTGAAAATCCCATTGTATTTAACTCATTAGTTGACCAG TGTGGAATCGAGTCTGTGTTATTGATAGAAGATTCTAAAGAAGCGCAGAGAGTAATGTGGGATGAAAAACCTCAAAAAGCCTCTAAG GCCTTCTCAATTAAAGGTCATCAAATTATAGGTGGTAGATCGTCCAAGTATTATCCGTGCAATAAAGAACGTGCAGAGTTTCTCCAAGGAGATGTGGCTGGTGTTATGAG acAAGTTGAAGGAGAGTTGTTGCAGGCACGCCGTGATTTGAAAAGGTTAAACGAAGAAACCCAAGCTATTGATGTTAGCATCAGACAAAAGAAT AGTGAATTGGATCGGTCAAGAAAAGCATGTTACAGCCACCAAGACAAAATTAACAATGTGACGGAG GAGATAAGAGAACTTGAGTCATTTGAAGAAGAACAATTACCAGATGTCGGAACACTG ATAACAGACCTGAAAGATTGTGAAGAGAAGCGTAATACACTTGAACAAAAC CTTGTTGAAGATAAAGTAGTATTGAAAGAGAGATCAGAAGAAGTTACAGTGCACCAAGAAGAATTAAGAAAATGCAATGTGAAATGTGAAGAGGCTAGCGAAAGACTCGAAACTCTGAAA aGCGAAAATGATCAGCTGGCCGAAGAACTGACGAAAGTAAAAGGCAATAAGAAGCATTATGCAGACAAATTCAAAGAATTGATGATAGCTGTAAAGAGAGCCACTGATGCGTATGAAGAAATTAAAGCTGAATATGAA AAAACTCGTTCACAAGCGCTGGAATATTGTGAAGAAGTGGCGACGAGGAGAACAACTCAAAGTTTGGAGAGCGAAattgaaaaaacagaaaagagAATCCAACGTGAAGAAGTCAG gcGTGGCAACTCAGACGAAGTTCGTGAGAATTATCACAATATACTAAGAaagtatgaaaaaataaaaggagACATCAagaataatgaaaaattaattaag GCTTCCCATAAAGCGCTGGTACGTCGTAGCCAGCGATTTTGA
- the LOC130645632 gene encoding uncharacterized protein LOC130645632 has product MNENGEMDSADSLDEESEIESESEESDFTGRKILQNIAPQTHRGGRIRTRGYAFNICGRGRSVRTRGGLQTAAHPSKIRERNIENSEHSATEFSSRKENENKEEEISSGGDSAIRNDLNNGKGPVNEFDWSDDAPIIKPFDFNEGTGLQVEASDGDDPLFFFNLFINDELLQEIVDRSNAYADRVINSSGPLRRNSILNTWNNVTLEEMRQFLGLIFHMGLVATSSYLCYWSTDRLYKNQLFKSVMSRNRFQSIMRFLNFGEEPSFQNDRLSKVRFLLNHLNSTVADVYTPEKKLFLVESMMLWLG; this is encoded by the coding sequence ATGAATGAAAATGGGGAAATGGATTCAGCTGACTCGCTTGACGAAGAATCCGAAATAGAAAGTGAATCTGAAGAATCTGACTTTACTGGTCGCAAAATCCTACAAAATATTGCTCCCCAAACACATAGGGGAGGGAGGATTAGAACAAGAGGTTATGCATTCAATATCTGTGGCCGAGGTCGAAGTGTAAGGACGCGTGGTGGCCTGCAAACTGCAGCACATCCTTCAAAGATAAGAGAAAGAAATATTGAAAACTCCGAGCATTCTGCCACAGAATTTAGCTCAAGGAAAGAAAACGAAAACAAGGAAGAAGAAATATCGAGTGGAGGTGATTCTGCTATTCGTAATGATCTCAATAATGGAAAGGGCCCTGTGAATGAATTTGATTGGTCAGACGATGCCCCTATCATAAAACCATTTGATTTCAATGAAGGTACTGGGTTGCAGGTAGAGGCTTCTGATGGAGATGATCCCTTGTTTTTCTTCAATCTATTCATAAACGACGAACTTTTACAAGAAATAGTCGATAGATCAAATGCATATGCAGATCGTGTTATAAACTCCTCTGGTCCATTGAGACGGAACAGTATCTTGAACACATGGAATAACGTAACATTGGAAGAGATGAGACAGTTCCTTGGTTTGATTTTTCACATGGGTCTTGTTGCTACGTCATCCTATCTCTGTTACTGGTCTACAGACCGCTTATACAAAAACCAACTGTTCAAATCAGTAATGTCTAGAAACAGGTTTCAATCAATCATGCGATTCTTGAATTTTGGCGAGGAACCATCATTTCAGAATGATCGATTGAGTAAGGTCAGATTTCTCTTGAATCACCTCAACAGCACAGTTGCTGATGTCTACACGCCTGAAAAGAAATTATTCTTGGTTGAGTCGATGATGCTTTGGCTAGGGTGA